DNA sequence from the Sulfurimonas sp. HSL3-7 genome:
GTTCACTGTCATAGTTATTGAAAAGATACATCTGTATATAGGTAGAGTTCATATACTCATTGTCGAGCACCACAAATCGCTGCATGTCTTCCAGGTAGATGACAGAGAGACGTGACATAGGGGTAATGGTCTGTCTCTGGATATTGGGCTTGCCGCTTTGGTCGTAGTTGATACGGATAAACTGCCCTAGAGGCACCTTTTGGTCGCCGATCTGCAACTTCCCTTCATATTTCATCAGGGCGATGCCATTGCCAAGTTGCAGGACTGTGCCGCTGTCCCGGAACTGCCGGGTCGAGTAGAAAAACGGTTTTGACAGCGGTTGGCCTGTTTTGAGATCCAGGTTGGAAAAGAGTTTGACCGTCGGTAGGATGTCCAGCATACGCATCGGCAGATAGAGATAGATATCGCGGCTTTGCTGCGGCAGTGTTACATCACCGTAGCGGAGATTCTCAAGGTAGGCACTGACATCGACCTGATCCTCCTTTTTGTTTTTGAAGAGGGTATTGGTGACAAGATCGTAGTTGGAACCGACGTAGGCTTCGACAGCTAGACGTGAGAGCCGTGCAGCTTCCAGGGGCGATGTAGAGAGCAGTATCTCGGAGACGATAAAGTTGTCGTTATTGTGCTTGCCACCGTCAATCAGCGTATTCTTGTTGCCGTAGTACCAGATTGGATAGCCATAATCCCACCATGTGATCACGTAATCTTTGGATGAGGATTTGGCTTTGAAATTGTCGAGGATCTGGACCTCTTGTTTCGTAAAGACGGTTGGCACTTTGTAGCCGATGATGTGGGTGATGTTGGGATAGATCATCGCCGCTGTCAATACAGTAAGTACGGGGTAATATAACTTTTTTTCGTTCGTGTATCGGGCAAAGACATGGAAGAGATATATCGCACTGATCGCGGCAACCGGTACGGCATAGACGGTGAAACGCAAGCCTCCCATTAACGAGAAAAGTCCGATGCCTATAAGCGGAAGGGCCAGGATAAACTCTTTATGGCGGAGCACTAATACGATGTAGCCGGCCAATGCGGCAAAGACCCCGATTACCGAACCTGATATGCGGTTTGCCATAGTGTCAAACGGGATGAGTCCTGCCTCCCGGACCGTCTGTGAGACCTGGAAAAAGTGCAGGCCACTGCTCTCGACACCGCGGTTGAAGTAGAGCGAGATTTTCATCCAGATAAGATCAAAGACATGGCCGGTATAGAGAAAGAGAAAGACGGTGATGATGGAACCGTTAAGCGAAAGGTTGGCACTTATAAGTTCTCTTTTGATTGCGACGAAGAGAGCGATGATAATGGCAAACTGGGCCCAGGCATTGATATCCATTAGTCCCACAGAGATCAGGAGTATGGAGTGGTAGGTAAACGCATCTCTGCGGTGAAAAACCACCATATAAACCATATAGATGATTCCTATAGCATAGACAACGGCGCGTCCCTGGTCATAGAGAAAGGGATAGATCAGAAAGGAAAGGGCACTCAGAAGTGCAAATATTGTCTTTTCCGTTTTGATCGTCGCGAGTAGAAAATAGAGGATGAACATCGGTGCCATGGCAGAGAACATGTCTGTGTCGTAGTAACCGATCATCGTGCGGTTGTAATAGCTCCATGCGATAGAGCCTAACAGTGCTGCAAAAAAGCCGACGGCGGGCATGCCGAAAAGACGGCCGATCAGAATAATAGGTATGATGACCAGACTTGAGACGACAGCCGGCATGTAGAGGATGACGGAATCAAGAGAAAAGGGCATGATCTTGGCAATATAAGCGCTTAAGGTGATAGCTGCTGTACGATAAAGCTCGGGCACACGCGGATTGTATTGGAGTGTGCCTTCGAGCCACTTCTGGGCGCCCGATGCAAAATAGTAGCCGTCATTGGTATTGATCATCAGTTGGTCGTTCCAGATGAACTGCGGATTGCCCTGAAACTGATAGACCCAGATCATTCGAACTAGAAAACTGAATAGATAGGCAAAGAAGATAAAAAGCAGGATCGGTTTTGTGTCAGTTTTTTCTTGCATATTGAACGTCCCTTTATTAGTCACGATATTATAGTGGATTTAACGAAAATACTTATAAACTACCTGTTTTATAACACTAGGAGCCATAAAAAGCAGGTAGTGTGTCAAGGCATAGAGGTAGCCTTTTATGCCGAAGTTGAAACGCCGGGTCGCATCAAACTTGATCTTCATCACCTCGATCGCCCGGGCTCTGTTCTTCCGGCGGGAGTAGAAGGCATTATTTGTACGGACATAGACCAGTACCTCCTGGAGGTTGTGAAATCTGGCCCCCTTGTCAAAGGCCTCTACCCATAAACGGAAGTCCTCGTTTCGGCTGTTTTCGTCATAGTGCCCAAAACGTCGAAAAAAGCTTGTCCGGAAGGCAACAGTGACATGGGCCATTGGGTTGCGTTTGACCATATGGCTCAAGATATCGTCATGATATTCCGGATAGCTGATCCGCTGTCTTGCACCGGTATCCGTATTGAACTCCTCGATCCAGCCGCCGAGAATATCGGTCTCGGGATGCGTTTTAAAATAGTCAAGCTGCTGCTCTATCCGTTTTGGTACCGCAATATCGTCAGCGTCCATCCGGAAGATAAAGGCATATTCCTGCTGCAGTGCAAACTCAACCAGTTCGTTGAGCGAGTATGCCAGTCCCATGTTCTGTTCCCTTTTCCCAAGGTGCGTTATCTTTTTCTGGCGGTAGAGGGCGTCAAGGTAGGCATCAAGTTCGGGATCGACTCTGCCGTCTTCCTGCACCAAAATATCAAACTCTTTTCTGCTCTGTACAAAGAGGGATTGGAACATCTCTTTGACGACAGGAAGCGTATCGTTTTTATAGACGGAGACGATCATGGCAGCGTTTCTCGGACGTGTTTCGTTAAGCATTGTCAGCCTTTATATGCCAGCTCTCTCTGGCGAGGATGGCCTGAACGGTCTCAAGCGGGACCGGTGCATTCCCGAAATAATCAGCAGGCAGAAGATAGGCCAGGATATAGGCTCTCAACCGCTTTTGATCAAAATTTTTATAGATGGCATCGCCAAAGACCGTGATCTCTTTCTCTTCAATAAGGGCCTGAAGCCCGACGGTACTGTTATTGACGACAACCAGTGCTGCTTTGCGGATCAGCTCAGTTGTGGCATTGCCCGCAATTACAAACGACTCTTTTTGGCTCAGGTCTAAGATACAGTCGATCTCATTCCTGTCGCTCTCTGCGGGATGGATCTTGACGATCAGCTGCCACCCTTTTTCCCGGCTGATGCGGAGTGCCTGACGGATAAGATCGGAATTGGAGTAGCGGCTGAAGAGTTTTACCTGCGAATCGTCCGAGACCTGCAGCGGTACAAAAATGAAAGGGCGCTCAAGTGTTTGCACAGCAAAGGTGTGGGCGTGAAATCTGTTCAGAACCCGGTTTAAGGCGAGTTTGAGAATATGGCGGCGGTCTTCTTTCACACAGCCAAACAAATAGCCAAGGGTGTCAATAAGGGCATGCCATGGGATACTGGAACGGTTGGCCGCCTGTTTCGGAAGATGCTCAGTTTGGAGATATCCTCCCAGCCACGCCTGATAAGCCGCTTCGTTAACAGGCGATCGGTCGAGTATTTCGGGGTGGCTGCAAAGATAAGAGCCCCCGCTCGTCCCCTGGACATCGACAAAGATGCGTTCTCCCAGGTTCGAGATCTCGAAATAGCGTGTCTGTATATGGTGAAGATGTGCAAAAGCAGAGAGCGTTTTTGCGACTGTCGTCGTCCCGTTCCAGATAAAGAGGTACTTTATGGCCGACTTTTTATGCAGTGCTGAGAGCTTTGCAAAGATAGAACTGTAGATTTCGGCGGCATCGCTGAGTGCGTGATAGCCGTTCATGACACTCAACGAATGTTGTAGATCAGCTTTGATTTCGGCGTGGCACGCTGGAGAGTTCTTAAGCAGATGGACCTCGAAGCCCGCCGATTTTGCAAGCAGAAAGACGGAGAGCTTTGCTGTAATTAGCAAAGGACGGCAGCCAAGCTGAACAAGTGGAGGGAGCATTCGTTTAAAAAAACGGTAACGCTCCATGACATCAATATAAAGCACAACAGTTTGGTTTTTCAAGCGCCCCTCTTATCGTTTGATCTTAAGTAAATTGAGCAGCGTCCTGCCCGTCATATTGAGAGCAAACCGTTTAAGAGCGAACAGTATTCCGACGTTTTTGGCATTGGAATCGAACAGCTCTATCTGATACTTCAGCATGTTTGAGCCTTTTCCGCCTTCACGAAAGTTGGCGACGACCTTGTCGATGAAGTGTGTTGCAACGCCGCTTTTTATCACTCTTACGATCAAATCTCTGTCGGCTGCAAGCTGGTATTGCGTATTGAAGGGGAACTGTTTGTGCAGAGAGAGGTTGATAAAACAGGTCTGATGGTGAATGTTCTTGCCGTACTCGTCAAAGGTGCTATACCTGATGACGCTCTCTTTTGTCTCTTCATCAATAATACGTATATTGGCGGTGATGAAATCGGCTTCTGTCTTGACGATCGCGTCGGCTACCGCTTCCAGCGCATCTGGTTCATACCAGTCGTCGGCGTTCATAAAGGCGACATAATCCCCGGTGGCGCAGGCGAGCCCTTTGTTCATCGCATCGTAAATACCTTTGTCCGGCTCACTGACCCAGTAGTCGATCTTCTCCTCATACCGTTTGATGATGTCGAGGGTTCCGTCGGTTGAGCCGCCGTCGATGATGATATATTCAACATTGACATAGGTCTGATTGATGACACTTCGGATGGTCTCTTCAAGATGTTTCTCTCCGTTGTAGACAACGGTGATAACAGTGATTCGAGGTTTCTTTTCAGGCTTACCGCTCATTAAGAGATTCCTTGTACAGTGCTATATATTTCTGCGCTACAACAACACTGTCAAATTCTTTGGCTATCTTCGCTTCAGCATTTTTGGAGAGTTCGTCATAGTCTGGTGTATTGAGGACCCATTCGATCCCATGTGTAAGATCATCGGTATCAAGGGGTATGGCCAGGTAGCCATTCTTCCGATGCTCTATCATATCACTATTGCCGCCGACATCAAAAGCGACAACCGGGGTGGCACAGGCGAGACTTTCCATAATGACATTGGAAAGGTTCTCCTGCAGACTGGGGACGACCATCACATCACATGCGCTATAGAGTGTAGAGAGTGCGACGTCGTCATCCAGATGCCCGATATAATGTGCTCTGAAGTCAAACTCCGGAGTGTGTTGAGGTTCACTGTTGCCGAATATGACCAATTCTATATTATTGGCGGAGAGGTTGTGCAAAGCCTGCTTGAGCTCTATAAATCCCTTGTTTATATCACCTGCCGGGGCCATTGCCCCAAAAAGTACCAGTTTTTTATCTTTTGGCAGGTTCCAGTGTTCTCTTGCCTGCGCTCTGTCGGAGGGCATGAATGTCTTGGTATCGATTGGGTTTGGCAGGTTTGTCACGCGCTTGTCTTTGAACAGAGTGCTTTCTTTTGCACAACTTTCCAGCCATCTGCTCAGGGCTACAATCGTCATGTGCGGCATGCGTGAAAATGTTTTCTCTTTCCTTGTAAAAACATACCGGCTCAGATCGTTCTCGCTGTTGCTTCCAAGTCTTGGACAGGCACCGCAATGTTCCTTATACTTCTCGCACTCCCATTTGACATGGCAACCACCGGTAAAAGCCCAGTTGTCATGAAGCGACCAGACAATCGGAGCTTTAATACGGGCCAACTCTTCTATTCTGATCATCCCGAAGCCTATCCAGTGCAGATGTACGAGGTCCGGATTGATTTTATTGATATGATCGACTACATTTGAAAAGGGGAGCCATGCGGGGGTGAAGAGTGTTTTTGTCCGGTGTCTATAAAATCTGATGGGAAACTGGTCCAATACACGACGGACTTTATTGATGAGTCTTTGCCGCTTTGTTTTTGACCCGAAAACGGTAGTGTCGTCGCTTATCTTGTTCTGCACCAACATCCGGCTGTTTATCTTGGCATCCAGTAATGCTCTGTGCAGTCTGTACGCTGCTTTTGCAGCGCCACCTTGAAGATCGGATGTATTTACGATGAGTATTTTCATTTTTTCTTGTATATCGCTATGACAGTATGCCCGTTTGGAAGGAGTTCATCTTTTAATCCTTTGACCAGTACTTTTGAAAAGAGTTCTGCTGCCCTTGCGACAAGTTTGCGTACCAGTGAGTCATCCAGGACTTTTGTCTTCAAGAGAGCGGTCTGTATAAATGTACTCAGGCACCATTGCTTGTGGACCTTCTGAACTTTTTCATGATGGATATCTATGACCTCTAAATTGTATTGTTCGGCAATGAATTTCAAGGTCGTATCACTCCATCTTGTAACATGATGCGGCGGCATGTTCAGGATGCCGTTCGTCACATACTTCAAGAAAGAGTCTTCACTCGGTACGGCAATAATCAACTTGCCGCCTTTTGTCAAGGCTTTGATCTGAGATTCAATAAAACATTTGGGATCCGACACATGCTCCAGGACCTGGAAGCTGACAACGACATCAAATGTGCCCGGATGCTTGTCTGCAAAGTCCTGTATCATCTCATTTTCTATCTTGATACCGTTTTGTGCCGCGATCTCTTTTGCTTTTTTGCTAAAGTCCAGGCCCGTATAGTCATTGGTCGGAAGATGTTTAGCAAATGCCCCTTTACCGCTTCCTATTTCAAGGACTCTGTCGGTGGGGGTTATCTGTTTTATCGCCTCTTTAAACTCCTCCTTTTCATCCATATAATACCATTCAAATCGCTGAAGGGCATTATAAAAAGTTTCGTCACCGGTTAACAATGGCGCGTAATATCGTAGTCGGCAGTTTTGGCATTCGCAATATTTCAGATCCTGATCCAATAAATGGGTAAAGTCCGTACCTGTAAGTTGTCTGTAGCGTTGTACCAACTTATTATGATCGATCAGTTCCAGCTCTATTACTTTTTCATTCAAACAAAGTGGGCAGCTCATATTATCCCTTTGGCGTATTTTATTGCTTTGTACACAGCTCTTTTGAATAGCGAAGGCTTTAAGCGTTTGTAGTATCTTTCCAAAGCGGCGGTGTTTTCTCTTTTGATCGATATTTCGGAAGGGAAATCATTATCACAAGTCACGGCAAGTGTGACATCATAGTCACAACTTCCGGCACAATGGGTGCCACTGTCGTCGTGCCCGATGTTTTGGACAAATGACTTTTTGGGATGCAGGGAGAGGCCTCCGTTAAAATAAGAAGAGGCATACCAAAAAATTGCCCAGGTATTGATCTTGTGTTGATGATTCAAAACGATATGCGAATAATAATCGTAGGTATTGTTTATATTGAACTCTTTTACAGTCTTTTTGTCAAACTTCTCCAGGAAGTATGCTGTGTCTTTTTTAAAATAGGCCCATCTGTCAGTCCAGGTCGCCCAACCCCAGCATGTTGTAGGCTGAATAAAAAAGTGGTGCTCGATCTTTTCCAGGGGCGGGGTATAGCCGCTTATATGCCAGACTTTTTTCTCATCTTTGTAGAACTTCAAAGCTTCGTTCATAAACTGCAGAAAACAGGGGCTCGTAACCAGATCGTCCTCAAGTACAATAATCGTGCCGTATTGTTTTACGATCTTTGTCACACCGTCGATGATAGAGTCTGCGAGTCCCCAGTTTTTATCACGTTCTATAATGGTTACTTTTTTAAAGCCGTCTATCGTTTTAATATAGTCTCTGACCTCTTTCACGCTCTTTTGCGCATCTTCATTCTTCGGGGCATCACTGTATATAAACAGTTCGCTCCGGGCGGCTAACGTATTCTTCTGCAATGCTTCCACGGTTTGTCGTGTGTGCCAGAGACGGTTATAGACAAAAAGAACGATTGGCGCTAAAGGCATCATATTGTCAGATCTTTTTTGCATCTAAGATGATTGATGTGTAGTTTAATTGGCCATTTCTGTTGCGCTGGTCGTACTGTTTTGATCGATGGATCATCCCCTCTTCAGCACACCATTTTTTGGCGTGAAAATTGTGCTCTTCGTCAAAATATTCCAGCAGTTCCGTCTGAAAACCCGCCTGTTCGAACAGGTCTGCAAGTGTCTTATAGGTATAGAGTACTTTATGATCATCGGATCCCGAGCCCGAACCGCCGGCTTTTACCTCGTCGATGTAGTGATGATTGGGATGCAGACCATCCGGAACAGCTATGCGGATATAGCCTCCCGGTTTCAGGTAGGAGTAACAGTTTTTCGCAGCGGCAATCCCTTCTTCAACCGTCAGGTGCTCCCAGACATGTTCGGCGAGAATAGCATCGATACTGTTGTGACGGAAAAAACTGTGCCAGTGGCTTTTGTTGAGGATATTCAAGTACTCGATGTCGGTCGGAATCCAGTTCCTCTCATAGACAGAGGATGCACCGATCACAATTTTAATGCCTCCCGGTGTTTTCAACTCTTTTTTAAGCCTTTGGGTCCCCTTGTATGACCTGACCCGCTTAGCAATACGAAAATAAGCCGAATTGACCAGAGGTGTTTTTCTGAGAAGATGTTTCATTATAAGCCTAATACATTATCATCCCGGTAAAAAACCGTTGTGCATTTTTTGAAAAAAACAGCGGGGGCGATACCCCAGAAATCTATCCGTCTGAAGCCCTGATCCTTCAGGAAATCAAGCCCCTCCCTGTATGCATCCCTTTCGGAATCGTCAAGAACGATGACCCCGTTGCTGCCAAGAGCCTGTAGAGCGTTTTTGATACAGTTGACCCTCTCACGTCCATCGACAATTACAATATCAAATTCAGTCTTCAGGTTCGTTGCAAATTTGGCATACTTGCTGTCATCGTTTATTGCCTGATAGTTTAGGGAGACATTGTCCGGCATGGTATGTGAAATCTTATCATACCAGAATCTGTCATGCTCCACCGACACAACTGTCTTGACCCTGCCTGCGTACCATAACGTGGAGTTGCCCGAACCAAACTCAAAAATCCGCATCGTGCTGTTCAACCGCGCTTCGATAAAATCGATAAAGGGATATGTAACCCAGGGGAGCGGTCGGCCTCTGCCGTCCACCGGCATTTTGCGGATAAAAGAGTCAACCCAGCCGATATCTTTCAGATAGCCCTGTATGCTCATGGAACAGGTGAGTTTGGTCAGGCTCGGGTGCTGCAGCAGCGTTAAGACCTTACTGATCTTTGTAAGCAAAAAATTTCCTTATGTTGAGGGTATTGAGCTTCATATAAAAAACGGCTCGTGTCTTTGGATTAAAAAAATCGAATAGAAATCCAGCCACACCGTAACTGATAAGCGTTGCATATGCCGCCCCGATGATACCGAACTCTTTGATAAGAAGCAGGTTTAAAATGATGTTTGTCAGCATACCGTAAAAAGTCCGGTAAAAGGCTAGTTTCTGAAGCTCTTCAACGATAAACCACTTGCTGCTGGCAACACCCAGAAAGACAAATACTCCGGTCCAAATATGAACGATCAGAACCGAAGCGGATGGATGGAAAGGGCTCCCGTATAGCATGTCGATCAGCCAATCCGAGAAAAATGACATCGGCAATGCAATGGCTATCGCGATCCAGACCATCAGGTCAAACAGCTTCTGAAGTCTCGCATAATAGAGCGTTTCGCTCTGTTTTTTGGCATGGATAACGGCCGGAAAGATCGAAGCTGCGATCACCGTCGGTATAAAGTACCAGGCTTCGCTTATCCGGACAGCAGCGGCATATTGTCCGACAGCTTCATTTCCCAACATCGTTTTGATCATCACCTGATCGACTTTTGTATAGACTGCGACAACGATACCGCTAAGTATTAAAGGCCAGCTCTCTTTCAAAAGGGTGACCGCAACACCGCTGTTGAATGTCCATTGTCCAACGGATAGATGGTTAAGCCTATAGATATAGATGAATCCAAGCGCCAAAACAATACTGTCAAACAAGACGACAAAGGCGAACGCGATCAGTGGGGCCGCTTTGAGTATCAATACTATTTTGACAATGGAGGATACGCTCAGGGAGATGATGTTGGCATAAACAACATATCTGCTTAATACCCTGCTTTGAAAGTAAATGTCAATGACATTGAAACTTTGAAAAAGCATGGCAGAGGCGATGATGAAGATTAGCGTAGCGGTATAGGTGTCGATCGATACGAGGTTGATCGCAAGCGCCAAAAAGAGCAGAACAAGCACGCCCCCGATGATCTTGAGCAAAAAGGCGGTACCCAAAAGGAGGTCCCGCTGTGTCTCGTCTTTGACAAGTTTGCGGACAATGATGTTGTCAAGGCCCAGGGCAGCTACAGCGCTGAAAAGACCCACAAAGGCTCCAGCATAAGAGAGCAACCCGAACTGCTCGGGTCCGAGATACCTGGCGATCCAGACTCCGATTAAAAGCCCGGCGGCCATCCGAAGGATTTTTTCTCCAAAAAGCCATGAAGTGTTCTTGAAGTATTTCATAAAACCTTGATGGCTTTTGAGGGCTTTAAGTTTTGCAATCATGGTTACGATACTTGTCGCTGATTCAATTTGATCGGTCTCTTTTTATTCTAAAGTATGTCTGAGTGAAGATTATTTGTCTATACATTAGGTTTTCGAATAATCTTTTATATTTTAGCGTAATAAAAATAATGACTTTAGGCTTTAATCTGTTATGGATAGCTCAGAACTGCTGCTTCAAGATCAACCGCACATAGGTTGTATTATCTTTACCTGCATAGTCGATCTTCTCCCAGCGCAGGTAGGCGGAGGTGTTGACACTGAAATTCTGACGGAGGTGGGCGTAGGTGGAAAAGAAATCGCCGTCGGGGAGATCTGCATAACGGGTCTTTGTCAGCCAGATCGCCAGTTCGGTCGTGCCGAAACTGTACGGGTGGAGGAGGTTATAGGCGCTCTTTAGCGACCAGGTTTCGGGGCGGTTGTTCTTGCGGCCGTTGGCGACCATGGAGGAGGTGTAGACTTTGCTCAGACCACCGTAACCGTTGTTGATGCCGCTCTGGCCCCTGTTCTTCGAGTAGCTCAACTGCAGGTCGAGCCCGGCGTAATCCATGCTGGCCTTGTAAGCGGCCAGGTCGACATCGTCGCCGCCGATGGCACTGGAGGTATCGGCATTCGAATCGATGCCGCCGTTGGTATAGGTCCTGATGTATTGGATGCCGAAGCAGACCAGGGCGGTGTCAAAAAGCAGCCGCCGGTATTCGTACTGCAGGTAGAGCGAGTCATAGAGGTTTGGTGCAAGGTAGTAGTAGACCTGAAGCCAGTTTGCATCGTTGAGGTAGTAGCTTCCCCCGATGAAATAGAGACCGTGTACAATGGGGCCGCTCGCGCTTTCCTTGCGGTAGACCGCAGAGGTGTTGCTTCGGATAGCGTTGATCGCGGCAGCGATAAGGGTGAGTTCATTGACCCGGTTGTAGGTGATGCTGGCACCTGTTGCACCCCACGGGACGATGCGGGTCGGGTCCTCGTTGAAGAGCGGGGTGTTGAAGGTCTGTGCGCCGAGACGGAAATAGGTAGTCGGGTTCTGATAGTAGAGATTGCCCTGTGACAGGGTGTTGAGGTGCAGCGAGGGCTTGTCGTTGTTAAAGAGCAGAAGCCGTTCGGGGTTTTTCGTGTTGCCGAGTGCATGCGAACCGCTGTATTCGAGTTCCATTCCAAAACGGTAGAAAAGGTGTGATTTGTAGCCCAGACTGCCGCCGAGTGCCGTTGCATAGGCGTCATTGACCTGCCCGGGCTGATCGATAATGTAGGTGTAGAGTTGCAGGTCCCCGCGGAAGTTTCTCCGGTCGGTCAGTGATTTCTCATCGGCAGTATCTGCCCAGAGAGAAAGGGGTATGAGAAAAAGGAAAAGAGTTCTAGACCACATCGAAATATTCGGCCCGTTTTAGGATCCGTTCGGCCCACGGACTCTGCGTTTTCGCCTCGCCCATCCTGCCGCCCAGGTTCATGACCCCATCTTTTCGTGAAAGGAGGGCCTTGGCTTCGCGGAGCTCATCTTCAGTGACGCGGTAGAGCTCGTTCATCGGCGCAATCTGGCGGGGGTGGATGATGGTCTTGGAGACGAACCCGTTTTCGAGCTCTTCTTTGATCTCCTCCTCGAACCCGGTCTTGTCGGAGAAGTCCGGAAAGACCGGGGCACTGATGTCGAAACCGTACGGTTTGAAGGTCGCCAGGATATTGGCGATCACCTGGGACGGGACGAGCATATCGTAGAGCGACTTTCCGATCACGCGTCTGAGGCCGAGCTGGCGAAGCATGTCTTCGGCGCCGAAACGGATACAGACGATCTGTTCCCGGTAGGGGAGCAGCATCTCGCGCAGTTTTTGAAGCTTTTGCGTGTCAAAGAGCTCTTCGCTTTCGATGGAGGGCATGAAGAAATGAGTAAAGGGTGAAACGGAAAGGGGGAAGAGTGAAAGGTACTCTTCCGCATTGCCCATGCCAAATTTTGGGAGGATGAAACCGTCGATCTTCTCAATATGCTTTTGCACCAAAAAAGTTTCAAGCATCGCCGTGTCTTGCGGGCGGATAAATCTGAGGAGCTTATTCTCTTTAATACCGGCAAGTGTACCGGGCAGATTATTGAGTGCATCCGGCCGATCTGTTTCGGCAAGGCCGTCTTCAAAGTCGATGACCACCGAACGAAGATCGGGGTACTTTTCGCCCGAGAGTATCGTTTCAAGGTCTTTATGCGAGGCGGGGACAAAGAGGGTCCCGCCGAGTGCAATGGCAGGAAGAGGTTTCGGGGTGGCCATGGGCGATCTTTAAAGTCGTTACACTGAATTTTTGGATGGGGTTAGCATAAAGTCTTTTGTGTAAAATTACGCTTATTAAAGGTCGCAGAATGAGAATAATAGCTATTTTACTAACCACAGGGCTAGCCCTTTTGGCGGAAGAGAACGGTGTCAAAGAGGGGATCGAGACAGGGATCGGGAAGTATCGAAGCGACTCCTGCGACAATGCCAGAGAGAAGGTCCGTGCCAAGTACGAGATCATCAAAATGGACCCGGGGTGCCGCTGTTTTATCAACGACGCGCACCGCTGGGAATGCGACATCGAGTTCACCTACAAAAAAGAGAAGTAGCTTCAGCGTATCTTGCTCCAAATGAAGGCTCTCCACGCAGAAGAGCCAACAGCTCACTACAGCGAACAACTAAATTGTGAGTCGTGCAGCAGTGCGCTTTCGGTCTGAGTTTGGCACGAACTACTTCTCTTTGTCCTTATTTGGGATGTGTTTGACATCAAGGTCACGGCCGGTGCGAGCCGTCGCAGTAGGGAAGCTCTTTTGAACGCCCACAGCGGCAGAGGAGAACCTCTTCGGGCCTGTCAAGCGTGAACTTGATCGGTTTACCGCCCTTTTTGACATGGGTGCCGTCGCAGTAGGGAAAAGTGTCGGCGTGGCCGCAGGTGCAGTAGGCGTATTTGAAACCGGCCTCGAGGCTGGCTTTCAGCGGTTCATTGATAAAGTGTGTTTTCTCGGGCATAGTACTCTCCTTAGCGCAAAAGCGGAACAATCTCTCCATTGTAACAGAATGCCGTGCGCCAATAATGCGATATTTTACTATAATACGCTCATGAGTCGCATCGATAACCACAACTACTACACCACCGCCATAACACGTCACGGCAACAGCGCCCGGGGGGTACACTGGAACTCGCAGCATACGCAATACAAGCGTTTTGAGATCCTGCTTGGCATGCTCGGTGACCTTGAGTCATTTGAGGTCGTCGATGCCGGCTGCGGGTTTGCCGAGCTTTACCGCTACATGCAGGCGCAGGAGA
Encoded proteins:
- a CDS encoding glycosyltransferase, coding for MMPLAPIVLFVYNRLWHTRQTVEALQKNTLAARSELFIYSDAPKNEDAQKSVKEVRDYIKTIDGFKKVTIIERDKNWGLADSIIDGVTKIVKQYGTIIVLEDDLVTSPCFLQFMNEALKFYKDEKKVWHISGYTPPLEKIEHHFFIQPTTCWGWATWTDRWAYFKKDTAYFLEKFDKKTVKEFNINNTYDYYSHIVLNHQHKINTWAIFWYASSYFNGGLSLHPKKSFVQNIGHDDSGTHCAGSCDYDVTLAVTCDNDFPSEISIKRENTAALERYYKRLKPSLFKRAVYKAIKYAKGII
- a CDS encoding methyltransferase domain-containing protein; the encoded protein is MKHLLRKTPLVNSAYFRIAKRVRSYKGTQRLKKELKTPGGIKIVIGASSVYERNWIPTDIEYLNILNKSHWHSFFRHNSIDAILAEHVWEHLTVEEGIAAAKNCYSYLKPGGYIRIAVPDGLHPNHHYIDEVKAGGSGSGSDDHKVLYTYKTLADLFEQAGFQTELLEYFDEEHNFHAKKWCAEEGMIHRSKQYDQRNRNGQLNYTSIILDAKKI
- a CDS encoding flippase; this encodes MIAKLKALKSHQGFMKYFKNTSWLFGEKILRMAAGLLIGVWIARYLGPEQFGLLSYAGAFVGLFSAVAALGLDNIIVRKLVKDETQRDLLLGTAFLLKIIGGVLVLLFLALAINLVSIDTYTATLIFIIASAMLFQSFNVIDIYFQSRVLSRYVVYANIISLSVSSIVKIVLILKAAPLIAFAFVVLFDSIVLALGFIYIYRLNHLSVGQWTFNSGVAVTLLKESWPLILSGIVVAVYTKVDQVMIKTMLGNEAVGQYAAAVRISEAWYFIPTVIAASIFPAVIHAKKQSETLYYARLQKLFDLMVWIAIAIALPMSFFSDWLIDMLYGSPFHPSASVLIVHIWTGVFVFLGVASSKWFIVEELQKLAFYRTFYGMLTNIILNLLLIKEFGIIGAAYATLISYGVAGFLFDFFNPKTRAVFYMKLNTLNIRKFFAYKDQ
- a CDS encoding OprD family outer membrane porin — encoded protein: MWSRTLFLFLIPLSLWADTADEKSLTDRRNFRGDLQLYTYIIDQPGQVNDAYATALGGSLGYKSHLFYRFGMELEYSGSHALGNTKNPERLLLFNNDKPSLHLNTLSQGNLYYQNPTTYFRLGAQTFNTPLFNEDPTRIVPWGATGASITYNRVNELTLIAAAINAIRSNTSAVYRKESASGPIVHGLYFIGGSYYLNDANWLQVYYYLAPNLYDSLYLQYEYRRLLFDTALVCFGIQYIRTYTNGGIDSNADTSSAIGGDDVDLAAYKASMDYAGLDLQLSYSKNRGQSGINNGYGGLSKVYTSSMVANGRKNNRPETWSLKSAYNLLHPYSFGTTELAIWLTKTRYADLPDGDFFSTYAHLRQNFSVNTSAYLRWEKIDYAGKDNTTYVRLILKQQF
- a CDS encoding HpcH/HpaI aldolase/citrate lyase family protein, whose protein sequence is MATPKPLPAIALGGTLFVPASHKDLETILSGEKYPDLRSVVIDFEDGLAETDRPDALNNLPGTLAGIKENKLLRFIRPQDTAMLETFLVQKHIEKIDGFILPKFGMGNAEEYLSLFPLSVSPFTHFFMPSIESEELFDTQKLQKLREMLLPYREQIVCIRFGAEDMLRQLGLRRVIGKSLYDMLVPSQVIANILATFKPYGFDISAPVFPDFSDKTGFEEEIKEELENGFVSKTIIHPRQIAPMNELYRVTEDELREAKALLSRKDGVMNLGGRMGEAKTQSPWAERILKRAEYFDVV
- a CDS encoding CDGSH iron-sulfur domain-containing protein, producing the protein MPEKTHFINEPLKASLEAGFKYAYCTCGHADTFPYCDGTHVKKGGKPIKFTLDRPEEVLLCRCGRSKELPYCDGSHRP